From the Granulicella sp. L56 genome, the window CCGCTGGGTGATGAATTGGCTCTACGGGACTAATCTGCTCGACCGAGTGTACGGACCTGAACTCATGCGAAAGATCTGCGAGCGAGCAGCGAGCGAAGGCACCTCAATTTACCTGTATGGAAGTACAACACCGGTAGTTACTTCGTTGGCCGAATCGCTCACAAGAATGTTCCCGGAGATCAACATTGCTGGCTGTGAGCCCTCAGCGTTCCGCAAGCTTAATCCGGATGAAAACGCTGCCCTCCAGCAGCGGATCCAGGCATCTGGCGCCTCCATCATCTTTATTGGGCTCGGTTGTCCCCGACAGGAAATTTTCATCTACGAATTACGCGATAGTCTCTCCGCTCCCGTACTGGCTGTCGGCGCTGCGTTCCCACTCTTAGCCGGGATGTTGCCCCAGGCCCCACCGTGGATGCAGCGCTTCGGTTTGGAATGGCTATTCCGTCTCCGTGCCGAACCACGTCGATTGTGGCGCCGGTATCTTTACCTCAATCCTGCATATCTCATTCTTGTGACGTTGCAGCGCTTCGGGGTAAGGCATTTCTCGCCTCAAGGCAGCCCCCCGGCCAATGATGCTTTGGGTGGCTAAAGGTAGCCACGAATAGGCGCTATGGAGCTTCCACATGAACAGTTTCTCCGGGAGGAACGCTCACCCCGGTCCACGTTATTGCTCGGCCGAAGTATTTCGAATCGGCAGTCGCTTTCACTTTTACTCCATCTATTGCTAATACATTGGATGATCCGACAAAAGCTGCTCTCCATCGGAGGGGACTCTTCCCATGATTCGTTAGCGCGGTTCTTCGGTCTCCCGTATGCCGCACGGAGATGACAGTGCCCTCAAGCGAAAGATTGCGCAGC encodes:
- a CDS encoding WecB/TagA/CpsF family glycosyltransferase, encoding MLNLGKKNVLGILIDAVDYEAVISFVFERSRQKRGAMISALAVHGVMTGVLDAEHKFRLNGFDLLVPDGQPVRWVMNWLYGTNLLDRVYGPELMRKICERAASEGTSIYLYGSTTPVVTSLAESLTRMFPEINIAGCEPSAFRKLNPDENAALQQRIQASGASIIFIGLGCPRQEIFIYELRDSLSAPVLAVGAAFPLLAGMLPQAPPWMQRFGLEWLFRLRAEPRRLWRRYLYLNPAYLILVTLQRFGVRHFSPQGSPPANDALGG